The following DNA comes from Anopheles arabiensis isolate DONGOLA chromosome 3, AaraD3, whole genome shotgun sequence.
CATAATTGGTGTTTCGTGCGTTTTTCCCTTGGATCTTGTGAAGACTCGCCTACAAAATCAACAAGTTGGACCTAATGGAGAAAAAATGTACAATTCTATGTAAGTTAATAATTATCAAGAATAAgtttggaagaaaaatattCGATTGTTATgtaagtttttttgtattattatttattatactCTTCTCTCGTGTATGTGAGTAAAACTGCGCCGAATCTTTATAGAAAGcagtttatattttttaacaaaagGCTATGATTGCTGCATTGCtccttattttttaattatttcggATTATTCAATCGCAACATAGAAAACAGGTCGATGGAAAAGTAAATCAGCGATGTAAATTACATCGAATTATTTTCGTCTTTTTATGTTATCTGATCTGATCATTTATTTAAGTTAATGATAATAGTGATGTGCACTACCGCAAGTAGCTGTTCTATTCGGTGAATTGATTCATACAGTGCATAAGCCACAATTGACGATTGTTATGCTCTTATTAGATGTACAATAAGGAAACTGTTTTCAACGTATAAACAGTTTGAACGTATGAATAACattatataatatataataatGCATCAATGTagcatgtttgttttgttttgttttttaatgttcttGTGTTAACAACcgttgtattttatttttttcgtagttaaatatttgcattatttgaaacCCTTTTAGTTTGATTCAGTGTACTCAGTATACTGATGGTATAGtttcacgatttttttatttgtgttttttattttcgttgtAATCTAGGTGATAATTACCtaacatgaaataaaaaagtttttaaatgCGAGAATTAAATTGTTTGTCAAATTATAGGCTTGACTGTTTTAAGAAAACCTATCGTGCGGAGGGATATTTTGGTATGTACCGTGGTTCAGCAGTAAATATATTGCTAATTACCCCTGAAAAGGCAATAAAATTAGCAGCAAACGACTTCTTCCGACACCATTTAACTACATCCAATGGGTAAGTAGCTGTTGTTGTGCTGACAATAATAATAGAATAATAATaagtgtttttaaataaataacaacaaagaaaaagcATGCCATTGCTAAATACGCACATGTCATCGTCAGTtcacaacaaaataatgttttagaACCATTTATAGTTATCTTTACTCTCAAGCGGTATGCGATAAAGGGTTTTCCTATAGAACTCAAGACCGCAGGACACTTTGACGAATTTGCGAGAGTCAATCGCAAAACTGCGGAACTAGACATGGGCAAAATGATTCTTTGTGACGATTCGAGTGAGCTGGCTCTTTTGCTTACTGCGAATCACGAGCGAGCGGTGATTCGTCCGCTCACGCAACCATACTTTTAATTGGACAGGATATATAGGTGAAATCTTTCGTGAGGAATTGGATAATTAATGCAGTGTGTTCTCGGATAATAGGGTTTTGAGCTAATGGCGAGAAAAAtcaatacacaaaaacacacattttttacATCTTAGATGGGAATAAGTAGCAAAACAATCACTGATGAGttttcattatcatcatccgTGGCATccgatcattaatgaaataatGATCTTTTTTAGACAGTAGCAACAATCAggcaggaagaaaaaacaaaatgtcactctGTGAACGAATGTTCACAAATCATTATAATAGTGAGTCTTTAAGCATTATGACAAAGCCCTCctgtataaaaaaacatagcgTGAGGCAAttgaaatacaataaaaaatataccttGCTTTTTATCAGCGGCTCTACAATCAGCTCGCGAGCGCACTGTCTATCAAAAATACGTAGCGAGAAGAACAAGGGAGCTCGCGAGCGCTCCTTTTCTTCTCACTACGTATTTTGTCCAGGCAGCGCGCTCGCGAGCTAGCATGATACCCTCACTGATTTAACATGATCCGCACTCCTTATGCATGTTGGCGCTCGCGAGTTAGGCTGTTTTTTCTGAATGGATTTTAGACACACAAGTGGCTCGAAGCTCCCCTGATCTTCTCGCTACGTATTTTGTACAAGCAGTGCGCTTGCAAGTAAGGCTGTTTATTTCTGTATGTTTTGCACATACGATGCGCTTGCGCTTAACGATGTTTTATACGTGTTTTTCGAATAGGCAGTGTGGGTCGACGgtagtaattttttttatacaaaacggtaattttagttttagttttacttgaccacaataaaaatatttgccaTCTTTTCACGCAGTTGCTTACATTCCGTATAAGCCCGACAGtgttatatattttaatttttttctcgGGGCAACTAGTTTCAAACGagcttttttgattttttatgcgAGCAGGGGAATCATATTTTTCTAGAATGAAGAGCGGCGGGCGTCCGCTCACTAATGGGAGCGAGCGATCCTTATGATTTTCGCTCTCCTTGCCCATGTCTAAGCGGAACGATACGTGAAAACGTTGACGATACCGGGATCTGCGGATTTGTATCGCAAGACTGCCCCAAGCTCCCGACCACGTTGGTTTTCGCAGTTGCAATGCAGTTTGATTTTCCAAAACAGTGGGTGctaggtggattaaaaatattaaattattaataatatcaaaaaaaaaatctacgaGACACATGGATAATTTaagtgagattagaactcttattcacatgattttaaatttcgtgactaaacaaatcatcaaatcttttgttaatatatctaattctttcgataaaatcaatagagaTACAGAAATGCACAtagtaacaaagaaatcttttttatttgctatgCTTTGAGTGAAgaaaccaatggttaacggtttaaaaatgacgtaaagtccctcaactatggcgaccccgcAAATGCTTtcccaccacctgatatttttaatccaccttgagtGGGCGCCccaaaatttgaaattaaaaaaatatgtcccTGCGAGGCGATAATATACCCGAAAAAGTGTGCTACAGTCTTGCTATACAAATCCGCAGATCCCGGTATCGTCAACGTTTTCACGTATCGTTACGCAGTCTTGCGATTGACTCCTGCAGATTCATCAAAGTGTCCTGCGGTCTTGAGTTCTATAGGAAAACCCTGTGATAACCCCTGTTGAaagaaattattatttgtgATACATATTCCTTAGCACCCTGCCAATTACTCGCCAGATGGCTGCAGGTGGGTTAGCTGGATTGTGTCAAATTGTAATAACAACTCCTATGGAACTCCTGAAAATTCAAATGCAAGATGCCGGTCGTGTGGCTGCACAGGTTAGTTAAACTAATGTAACTTTTATTGCTTAGAGTTTAGACGTGATTGTAACAATGTGTAAAGGAGTTAATTCTAATTCGTTTATGGGCACATTTTCCAGGCCAAAGCTGTAGGTAAAACTGTTCCGAAGGTATCCGCTACTTCCATAGCGATGGAACTGATCCGTACGAAAGGAATAACAGGATTGTATAAAGGAACTGGTGCAACAATGCTACGCGacgtttcattttcaattgtGTATTTTCCATTATTTGCCACTCTTAACTCACTCGGTCCGCGTCGGGATGACGGCAGTAATGAAGCTGTTTTCTGGTAGGTGCATGGTAATAATCTCAATGAACGATGATCAATTGAATTCTTAATCGCAGGTGTTCATTTTTGAGCGGCTGTGCCGCCGGTTCGATGGCAGCTCTAGCTGTAAATCCATTTGATGTTGTGAAAACGCGTCTACAAGCTTTAAAAAAGGTTGAAGGCGAAATGCAATTCAATGGTGTTGCCGATTGTATTGGGTAAGCTGATTGAAATAGTATTCTAATTTTAGGTCATAAATGTTGTTCTCATCTAcaattttgtatattttcaCAGAAAAACTCTAAAGTACGAAGGTGTGACTGCATTCTTCAAAGGAGGATTGTGTCGTATGATTGTCATTGCACCTCTGTTTGGTATAGCGCAAATGGTATATTTCCTAGGTGTTGCCGAAGCCCTACTTGGCGTTAAATCCGGTAATAAGTAAAGCTGTTTCTAACgtcatgtattttttttttttgctgtggaTCAGTTTGTTTCAACTAGATGCAATactcaaagtttttgttaataTCCCAGAATCAGAACATTGAATGCCTCACAACGACACTATTCTCAAGCCGATTAATACCGAATAATGTGTCTGTGTCCGTTTCGATATTCCCACATGTATTTTgaattgtgtttttaaatgagtttgttttcattgtgtAATTATTTACTCGATTTTGTTGTATAGCATTAACTTTGGtagaatttttgttttaaaattgtttgcgTATGACTTCTGTTTTGCAGTGGGCATGAGAAACTATGTAATTACGTATATGATATGTTTGGACAGTGTTGTTCGTACGAATAActaatgttgttgttggggtTTGACTACATGTGCATATCCAGcttaaaaagaaaattcagAAAAGCTGTAAGATAACTATTTGCAAATTCAATGCTTATGGAAAGCCaggaggagggaaggaggggatGATATATTAGAAAAGAGCAGTAAAGTTTCATAAAAGCTTATGAATGTGTTCAATATACAATCTCATGATTTGGATTCTTTATGTGGGTATTTGCTTTCATTTACATGAACCAAAAGTATTAGAAACATGCATTTTGACCGATTGATAATATATCGATCAACATATAATGTGGTTGTATAAATATTATCTTAGCGGATTCCCGAGTAACGAGTGCTAACATCCAATGAATGATTTAAAGATTGAGGATTTGATACATGAAACTAACTGTGAAAAGAAGCATAATTTCCGCGAGcctcacaaaaaaataactttgACACCCCTTTGGTTAAATCAAGTTGAGTAAACCGTAAAGTTTTTGAATGCATGTATCCTGAAGCATTGATCAATAACATAATATGGCTACAATGTATAACAACGGCAAATTTTTAAAGAGTTGCATAAAAATATGTAAGGTTGTACTCTTATTAatattgatattttaaaatatttttaatgtcTCGTACAAAGCCTTCACCTACATATTGTTTCCTAAGAAAAGTGAAGACTATGCTAGAAGCAGACAGAATGCTTAAATGAAACTGATGACAATAACGAGAAATAGAACTGTGTGTATGATTCAGCGATGTATCTGGATGTCATGAAATAGCAAGAACTAACTACAATATGGTATGTAGTATGACGCATCATAAGAATTTCAATTATATGTAACTATAATCAATTAAATACCAATACTGCTTAAAAGCATGGTAAAACTAGCCCAGCAaacgttgtttattttttgtgtaagATAACAACCAATACATCTGATAACGCATGATCCTGAATATTGCTGGTATATCATACaatagaacgtcgattatccaggggcggattaaccggagggcggcttaaccgtgcgcataaatgtgacagctgttcaaacgtacttcgaacatttgcagcgatagtaaAGTGGGCAAgcagttttttgtgcagctttaGAGTCTTGtgatattttcgaaattcagttttgttcatgaacagttgttaaacctatagttattgattaacataatattctactaacgatgaatcgattgattcaaagtgaatttattataacactagtgaattttataatttttatacgaatttgacatttctcggACCATTATAGGAGCAAATCGATTagccggcaaccgtccggtcccgagctacCCGGATAATCGACATTCTACTGTATTTATTCTGTTAACCATATCATTTTAGTCTGTATCGTTGACCAATATGttcattttataattattttggtttgcaattaataaaacttttattttactagCTGTTACGGAAAGCTTAGTTATtcacaaaaaagtaaaaagatCCATCTTTGCTTTGTTACTTGGGAAAATTGGGTAAAAGTaaccgttcaaatagacatTAAGCGACAACATCGCACGCGACAAATTGTCGCTCTATCCCCAGGctcgttaacgaattatccccAAAAACATCAACTATATACAGGCCATTTTCGGGGATAGTGAACACACGTGAAGAATGAACCcttgcaaaaaagagcttaaTATATAAATGAACATTCGGATTTACTCCCTCACCCCATGCTccaattcatgctcatgcttcatccttgatgctaccaaccacatcgctagttctacttcgaatcactttgccagttgcgccattatattattattcatgatcGGGCTATTTGCTGgttttgttgtatgaaggAGTACTGATACTTaacaaattaaaagaaataaagaaaaatatttaaaagaaaagattGAATATAACACATGCATTTCTAACAACGAGGTCTGAAGTTACTGGAGCtggatgttttaaaaataatattaaactttaaatcaccaatgaaaacaataaaaagaggATTGTGCACGCAAGCGGTGGATTTGGATACAACCATGcttgaagaaaaaatatattttttttttttgcaataatttCAACTCTGCTCTGTTCATCAACACTGTTTTGTGTAGGTTGAGGTTTTTATCAATCGCAATAATTCTTAGAACACCATTATTTTATCTTCACACTGCTGTTATCCATGCGATTAGAGTACAGTTGTTCGCAATGTAGTTTGTTTCCCTATCAAAAGACCAATGGCACCGGCATGCGGGAAAGTTTACTGGCAGGCCCTAGGGCCTGCCatcgggctgaacgtgttaagtaATAAAGGATACCAAAGAACACAGCTTCATAACAATTTGATAAGTTATTTTTCCGTCGGCAGTTTCGAGTCGATGAAGCTTAAATTGGTTTAATTTACTACTTTTCCGAAAAATAAAGTGactttgcgttttttttctgaattttttttataaggcCAAATGAAGGTCATCACCTTTGAAGTAATCCCCTTCCGATGCAATGCACCTCTTCCACATCTTCTCCCACTCCTCGAAGCAGGAGGAAAACGCGGATGCTGGTATGTCCTttatttcttccgtcgctgcGGCTTCTATCTCCTCGATAGTGCCAAAATGGTGTGCCCGAAGCGGTCGGTTTAGCTTGTTGAACAGCCAGAAGTCGTCTGGTGCCAAATTTGGCGACTACGACGGTTGCGGAACAATATGGGTGCCAGTTGTTGTGAAAAACTCAAAATGATGGCCGTTGGGGAGCGCGCATTATCGTTGTGCTAAAACCAGCTGTTGTTTTCCCCCAAATCCAGCCGCTTTCGCCGGATGGAGGAACGCAACTACCGCATTACGCTTAGATAGTTCTGTTTGTTCACCGTTTGTCCATTCGAAAGAAATTCCTTGTGAACCAACGCACGGTAATCAAAGAATCCGTCAGAATCGCATTGATTTACGACCTGCTTTGGCGCGACTTCTTGGGCTTCGGCTCGTACTATTTGTACACATTTTTCTTCGACACATATTCTTTCACGAAGGATTTTTATAACATTCGCATGTAGAGTGCAATAGCAGTGACAGAGAGGGACAGCATATACAAGTAGGGAGAATAGGTTTACAGTTGTTATTGAACCACCGCCGAAGACGGGCGAATAATATAACACCGAACCAAAATTCTACCATTGGTGCAGCcggtacgattttttttttgttggcggTGTGTAAAACGGGCAGATATAAGATGATAACGGAAAAGCGCGAGCCTGGAAAAGTCGTAGCGCGCAGCTTTTAATGAAAGAAAGGCAAAATGTGAGTTCGGCAAAATCCCGAAACTGAATGGGAAAAGAGAATGCGAGTTTGGTTTGAAATCTACAGGGCAGtttggcacaaaaaaagaagaaagaatatGAGAAATCGAGAAGAATGCAAATACGGTTGAAGACCGTAGTGCATAATGTAAGCCTCGCAAACGTTCACGCTCCTAtcgaagagaaagaggaatAGGAGAAGGAGCTATTTTACAGCCGCCTCGCTACAACCATAGATGCGTGcccataatcataatcatcctgggggactgcatgagcacagtaatAATAATGGTAGTAGATAATGGTCCAGTTCGCCacagcgaacaatctggtttttggaagtaccaaatttgcgcgcaaGAAAATAACACAAGGTTACATGGGCACACCCGGATGGATTAACCCTCAACtagatcgaccacgtgttagTAAGCCGCCAACGACAGTCgagtctgttaaatgtcagaacTTATCGAagagccaatatcgattccgatcactacttggttggcttagtgatacgttgtagaatcgcccgctcccgaagagaaacgagtcaCCGCTCGAAGAAACATCTatgggaagagcaaaacatgcgggaactcgagcaaaccagagaggcgtacggaccgacatgaaagttttaccaagcgatagcagatcaccgaaacaacgttgttcataaggtaacctgctgtcacAACAAGGATAgagatctggttagtaaccagccagaggtcctctcgcggtgggctcagtactttgacgaattactcaacgaccagtttaacgaacagctagaagcgccactagcagatagtgtcatgctactgccacctagcatagtaGAAACTAAAAGACTATCCGTCGGCAAAAGGCTAACAAAATACCATAAAATCGGTAGAGTTGTTAGTCATACATTTATATAAACAATTAGGATTTACTTGTAAACCAAATACTAAAACATCATGACAGAATTGAGACTCAACCGAAATGCACACGATGATAGATCAACGTAAAAAGACTTGATTATAAACTATGGATCTAGCTATTggagaatgaaaaataatgaagttGTTGATTTCATGAAtcgttattttgtttaacCAACAAGACGTAGTATTTTAAGAATGCagttgctatggaggtttgcaatAATAATAGAGTATGTCGAAAATATTAGAAGGAATCattattgtttgattgtttattactcgttcaatggataacaatggatccgtgtgaatgttcttaagtcTAATATTAATTTAAGATAAGTAGAAAAATCATCTTAATAATTCGTTTCTAAGGCAGTGTTTAAAGGATTGCACTGaggttccaaaatcaaacaaatgacgaACTTCGTTAAACACCCTAATCATGAAGTTGACGGGGTCTCTAGATCCATATCCAGTTCGACTACGGTTCAGGGCAAGTAGCGGACGAGAACGAAGCtgaacagcaggcgcgtaaaggTTTAACTGCTGGAGCAGGGGTGAACACTCGATGTTACTTTGCAGTAAACCAGCCACAAACAGTTGTTGCGCGGTACGGCGTCTAGGTACGATTCAAacatattaaatattaaatattaaatttcgcCCAAGTCCCAACTTATTCATCTTGGCTAAAAAGATGTTGTGATCGATGCTATCAAAAGCAGCTTTTAAATCCACATAAACTGCATCTTTTTGCATCCTGCTGTCCATGTTACGGAGGCATTGTAATGTAAGGCCCCAGCACTGAGTGATGTTATGCCTCTATAGTTGACTGCATCTTCCTTGTcgccttttttaaatatggggACAATCCATGAACTTTTCCAAATAGAGGGGAATTCTCCTTGTTgcagtgaaaaattaaaaaaattggtGAAGATCGGCGCTATGGACTCACAGCATCGGCTGAGAATGACGGCAGAAATATCATCTGGGCCAGGACTAGCTTTGGGCTTGACTGCTTTGAGTACATTTAGAACAGATTCTTGCGATATATTAGTTAAATTAAggtcgatgacatcattaggAGTATTAATTAAAGCGTTGGTGATAATATTGTCGTCAGTAGTTGAGATTGTGTATGCCTCCTCGAATCTACACGCTAATATATCACAAATATCTGAAGCAGTTGAACCAGCTCGGTCATTGTGGTAAATCGATTTAGGTACACATTCGTATTATTGCGTTTCTTACGACATTTCCAGAGAGCTTTGGGCcttttgatgaaattcttCTCCAACCGAGACAAGTAGCCACCGTAGCGTATTTTATTGTAACTACGGCACAAGCGAGTTGTTTCATTTAATATGCATTTGTTAACATGTGATCGGTTcttcgtatatttttttaatggagCTGCCTTAGctcttttaagtttttttaccAGACCAAGCAGGGCCGCTCATTGGTGTGATAATTGGTACACACGAATCAAACGAGGATAAAAGAAAGCGTATAAATATCGATAAAGCTTCATCAACAGAATTAAACTGGCTAATTCTGAACTGGCTATTAAAATTGGTTACGAGCTCGTCAAGCCAAGTAAAATTGGTTTT
Coding sequences within:
- the LOC120900641 gene encoding mitochondrial glutamate carrier 1-like isoform X1; its protein translation is MASSGSNSKSSMVNGTKQFALLPKIINGGIAGIIGVSCVFPLDLVKTRLQNQQVGPNGEKMYNSMLDCFKKTYRAEGYFGMYRGSAVNILLITPEKAIKLAANDFFRHHLTTSNGTLPITRQMAAGGLAGLCQIVITTPMELLKIQMQDAGRVAAQAKAVGKTVPKVSATSIAMELIRTKGITGLYKGTGATMLRDVSFSIVYFPLFATLNSLGPRRDDGSNEAVFWCSFLSGCAAGSMAALAVNPFDVVKTRLQALKKVEGEMQFNGVADCIGKTLKYEGVTAFFKGGLCRMIVIAPLFGIAQMVYFLGVAEALLGVKSAFTYILFPKKSEDYARSRQNA
- the LOC120900641 gene encoding mitochondrial glutamate carrier 1-like isoform X2, translating into MASSGSNSKSSMVNGTKQFALLPKIINGGIAGIIGVSCVFPLDLVKTRLQNQQVGPNGEKMYNSMLDCFKKTYRAEGYFGMYRGSAVNILLITPEKAIKLAANDFFRHHLTTSNGTLPITRQMAAGGLAGLCQIVITTPMELLKIQMQDAGRVAAQAKAVGKTVPKVSATSIAMELIRTKGITGLYKGTGATMLRDVSFSIVYFPLFATLNSLGPRRDDGSNEAVFWCSFLSGCAAGSMAALAVNPFDVVKTRLQALKKVEGEMQFNGVADCIGKTLKYEGVTAFFKGGLCRMIVIAPLFGIAQMVYFLGVAEALLGVKSGNK